A section of the Natrinema sp. HArc-T2 genome encodes:
- a CDS encoding amphi-Trp domain-containing protein: protein MPEEVLFKSENDQSREEIASYLRKVADNLDSGNAITLKAGSESVTLNPPARPTFEVKAEREGPAGNMTERSIEFELEWDENDGEEGDGSGQLEIE, encoded by the coding sequence ATGCCTGAAGAAGTCCTGTTCAAATCAGAGAACGACCAGAGCCGAGAAGAGATTGCATCGTACCTTCGGAAAGTCGCGGACAATCTCGACAGCGGCAACGCTATCACCCTGAAAGCAGGCTCTGAATCTGTAACGCTGAATCCCCCTGCCCGACCGACCTTCGAAGTCAAAGCTGAACGCGAAGGCCCGGCTGGCAATATGACTGAACGAAGTATCGAGTTTGAACTCGAATGGGACGAGAACGACGGTGAGGAGGGTGACGGAAGTGGTCAGTTAGAAATTGAGTAG